A window of Corallococcus macrosporus DSM 14697 contains these coding sequences:
- a CDS encoding type 2 lanthipeptide synthetase LanM family protein, with the protein MELTQRQDEAAPGAHAPSRTARWARAAPLSERAPFAATARCDTSAAARKRLETWRRQEPFGQADWWQRRLLASGLTEAALLALLEAPAGATCTSPEAAPAWVHELEQAYAEPLRAPVTWPERAEGPDRSAFLPLVEPLVARAVTRLGNALKDLQRAAPGLDFEPAGLVSSMLGHLPQVLAPVLGRAMVVELHAAQLEARLAGDTPEARFQDFTRRLRQPQVALDILERYPVLARCAALRIADWEANGLELLQRLARDASLLWQRFNGGQTPGALVEARGGYSDPHRGGQGVFILRFESGLRIVYKPRSLGAEAGLQQLLTWLNARGATPVMKGAEALDQGAYGWMEYVAPAPCASTEEVRRFYERQGAYVALMHALDGTDLHFENLIAAGEHPVLVDVETLFHPLSGTRTLRDAEHAVEAPPVSVIRSGLLPQQFWGTRTKAGVDLSGLGARAGQLTPQAYLVTAERGTDRMRFERRPVALPGANNLPRLEGESAPVLAYRDALAEGFTRMYGLLLEHREALLAEDGPLAAFARVPMRVLFRNTAVYGALLHESHHPHALADGLERQRFFDHLWRAVVASPDFEALVPLEIAQLERGDLPYFTARVDSKDLEAGSGQRLPDFFQETGLARVRRRLEGLSPEDQTRQRWVLERSLDALLLSTRTVPRPTYAFQEHTPPGLRDALLAEARRAGERLLPLAFERGGEAHWLGLDAGDGGWRLGSPGADVFQGRAGIALALGYLGDVTQDARFTRLARATLRTQARLLGAEPGSVVGLGILNGWGGILYALTHLGVLWNDDALLDEAAGHARRLRPLVEKDTVLDVGAGTAGCLLALLVLGEHRPSDALWATVDACGQRLLETATPQARGSAWLCEAAGNRYLAGMAHGAAGVALALLRLFGRTGDARLRDAALAGMEYERGLYAPEERNWPDLRAGAKEAAATPEGAEHFLWAWCTGAPGIGLARLSGLPFVDDAAVREEIAIARDSTLARGFGRNHGLCHGDLGNADFLLQAAATLGDARLQARVDGVAGGILRGITERGYLFGLQGSTETPGMMVGLAGIAYGLARLARPDRVPSLLTVDSPRIVRGEGLGTPDGRPSSRIQEQS; encoded by the coding sequence GTGGAACTCACGCAGAGGCAAGACGAGGCGGCGCCAGGCGCTCACGCGCCATCCCGGACCGCGCGCTGGGCCCGAGCCGCCCCACTCTCCGAACGAGCACCTTTCGCAGCCACGGCGCGGTGCGACACCTCCGCCGCTGCGCGCAAGCGATTGGAGACCTGGCGCCGGCAGGAGCCCTTTGGACAAGCGGATTGGTGGCAACGCAGATTGCTCGCCTCCGGGCTGACGGAGGCGGCGCTGCTCGCGCTGCTGGAGGCGCCCGCTGGCGCGACCTGCACCTCGCCTGAAGCCGCGCCCGCGTGGGTGCATGAGCTGGAGCAGGCCTACGCGGAGCCCCTCCGCGCACCCGTCACCTGGCCCGAGCGCGCGGAGGGCCCGGACCGCTCGGCCTTCCTGCCGCTGGTGGAGCCGCTGGTGGCCCGCGCCGTGACGCGGCTCGGCAACGCGCTGAAGGACCTCCAGCGCGCCGCGCCGGGCCTCGACTTCGAGCCCGCGGGCCTCGTGTCCTCGATGCTGGGCCACCTGCCGCAGGTGCTGGCCCCGGTGCTCGGCCGCGCCATGGTGGTGGAGCTGCATGCCGCCCAGTTGGAAGCGCGGCTCGCGGGCGACACGCCGGAGGCGCGCTTCCAGGACTTCACGCGGAGGCTGCGCCAGCCCCAGGTGGCGCTGGACATCCTGGAGCGCTACCCGGTGCTGGCCCGCTGCGCCGCCCTGCGCATCGCGGACTGGGAAGCCAACGGCCTGGAGCTGCTGCAGCGCCTCGCGCGCGACGCGTCCCTGCTGTGGCAGCGGTTCAACGGCGGACAGACGCCCGGCGCGCTGGTGGAGGCCCGGGGCGGGTACTCGGACCCGCACCGGGGCGGCCAGGGCGTCTTCATCCTCCGCTTCGAGTCCGGCCTGCGCATCGTCTACAAGCCGCGCTCGCTGGGCGCCGAGGCCGGGCTCCAGCAGCTCCTGACGTGGCTCAACGCGCGCGGCGCCACGCCCGTGATGAAGGGCGCGGAGGCGCTGGACCAGGGCGCATACGGGTGGATGGAGTACGTGGCCCCCGCGCCATGCGCGTCGACGGAGGAGGTCCGCCGCTTCTACGAGCGCCAGGGCGCCTACGTCGCGCTGATGCACGCGCTGGACGGCACGGACCTGCACTTCGAGAACCTCATCGCCGCGGGTGAGCACCCGGTGCTGGTGGACGTGGAGACGCTGTTCCACCCGCTGTCGGGCACGCGCACCCTGCGGGACGCCGAGCACGCGGTGGAGGCGCCGCCCGTGTCGGTGATTCGCAGCGGGCTGCTGCCGCAGCAGTTCTGGGGCACGCGCACCAAGGCGGGCGTGGACCTGAGCGGCCTGGGCGCGCGCGCGGGCCAGCTCACCCCGCAGGCCTACCTGGTGACGGCGGAGCGGGGAACGGACCGGATGCGCTTCGAGCGCCGGCCGGTGGCGCTGCCCGGCGCCAACAACCTGCCGCGCCTGGAGGGCGAGAGCGCGCCCGTCCTGGCCTACCGCGACGCGCTGGCCGAGGGCTTCACCCGCATGTACGGCCTGCTGCTGGAGCACCGTGAGGCGCTGCTCGCCGAGGACGGCCCGCTGGCCGCCTTCGCGCGGGTGCCCATGCGCGTGCTCTTCCGCAACACGGCGGTGTACGGCGCGCTCCTCCATGAGAGCCACCACCCGCACGCGCTGGCGGACGGGCTCGAGCGCCAGCGCTTCTTCGACCACCTGTGGCGCGCCGTGGTGGCGTCCCCGGACTTCGAGGCGCTCGTCCCGCTGGAGATAGCGCAGTTGGAGCGAGGCGACCTGCCGTACTTCACCGCGCGCGTTGACTCGAAGGATTTGGAGGCGGGCTCGGGCCAGCGCCTGCCGGACTTCTTCCAGGAGACGGGCCTGGCGCGGGTGCGCCGCCGGCTGGAGGGCCTGTCCCCGGAGGACCAGACGCGGCAGCGGTGGGTGCTGGAGCGTTCACTGGACGCGCTGCTGCTGAGCACGCGGACCGTGCCGCGCCCGACGTATGCCTTCCAGGAACACACGCCCCCGGGCCTCCGCGACGCGCTGCTCGCCGAGGCGCGGCGCGCGGGAGAGCGGCTGCTGCCCCTGGCGTTCGAGCGCGGAGGCGAGGCGCACTGGCTCGGCCTGGATGCGGGCGACGGCGGCTGGAGGCTCGGGTCGCCAGGCGCGGACGTGTTCCAGGGCCGCGCGGGCATCGCGCTCGCGCTGGGCTACCTGGGGGACGTCACACAGGACGCGCGCTTCACGCGGCTGGCGCGGGCGACGCTGCGCACCCAGGCGCGGCTGCTCGGCGCGGAGCCCGGGAGCGTGGTGGGGCTGGGCATCCTCAACGGCTGGGGCGGCATCCTGTACGCGCTCACGCACCTGGGCGTGCTGTGGAACGACGACGCGCTCCTGGACGAAGCCGCGGGCCACGCACGCCGGCTGCGGCCCCTGGTGGAGAAGGACACCGTCCTGGACGTGGGCGCGGGCACCGCGGGCTGCCTGCTGGCGCTGCTGGTGCTGGGTGAGCACCGCCCGTCGGACGCGCTGTGGGCCACGGTGGACGCGTGCGGCCAGCGGCTGCTCGAGACGGCCACCCCCCAGGCCCGGGGCTCGGCCTGGCTCTGTGAGGCCGCCGGGAACCGCTACCTCGCGGGCATGGCGCACGGCGCCGCGGGTGTCGCCCTGGCGCTGCTGCGGCTGTTCGGGCGCACGGGCGATGCGCGGCTGCGAGACGCGGCGCTCGCGGGCATGGAGTACGAGCGCGGGCTCTATGCGCCCGAGGAGCGAAACTGGCCCGACCTGCGCGCGGGCGCGAAGGAGGCGGCGGCGACGCCAGAGGGCGCGGAGCACTTCCTCTGGGCGTGGTGCACCGGCGCGCCCGGTATCGGGCTGGCGCGGCTGTCCGGGCTGCCCTTCGTGGACGACGCCGCGGTGCGCGAGGAGATCGCCATCGCGCGGGACTCCACGCTGGCGCGGGGCTTCGGCCGCAACCACGGCCTGTGTCACGGCGACCTGGGCAACGCGGACTTCCTGCTCCAGGCCGCGGCCACGCTGGGCGACGCGCGGCTCCAGGCGCGCGTTGACGGCGTCGCGGGCGGCATCCTGCGCGGCATCACCGAGCGCGGCTACCTCTTCGGCCTGCAAGGCAGCACGGAGACGCCGGGCATGATGGTGGGCCTGGCGGGCATCGCGTACGGGCTGGCGCGGCTGGCGCGGCCCGACCGCGTGCCCTCGCTGCTGACCGTCGATTCTCCACGCATCGTCCGAGGTGAAGGGCTGGGCACCCCGGATGGCCGTCCCTCCAGCCGAATCCAGGAGCAGTCATGA
- a CDS encoding DEAD/DEAH box helicase, which yields MSATAQLLEAVRKEAKPGIWSNGVNLARSGAVVLQSQKGGELELRVRAKGRPVALTVVLYPNDDAWECDCPSLVDPCEHVVAAAISIQQAEKQDTPMETAATRWARVVYHFTRVDGGLELHRSLAQVDGTETPLEGSLTSLMARPAEAAKLQVENADLLADRILEQRRTRGTLAPETLEAVLKVLESARNVLLDGRPVAVSDEQILPRAVVEDRGGQIVITVSRDSRVQEVVSPGVALAADTLVRLGETAMSGPWLQHLPIVRTYSADNLGDLTSKIMPELGRRLPVEVRSKRLPRLDRELKPRILLELNQLDAGLSVLPTLVYGAPPVVRIDAGRMVYLRGAVPLRDEAAEQRLIHQLRDELNLVPGRRLTVQGSEMVRWADKLRRWRGDLAGDAAGLVSPDVKLRPSLHVESAVSGQGVPDVRFQLEFQVEGAKGEVKAVDAAAVIRAWTEGLGLVPLDGGGWAPLPRAWLDKHGQRVADLLGARQADGKVSNHALPELSALCETLEQPPPPGLDKLAPLVSGFEKLPPPELPAELNATLRQYQLQGVSWLGFLRGAGLGGILADDMGLGKTLQTLCALGPGSLVVCPTSVLPNWAAELKRFRPSLKVCVYHGPGRALDPAADVTLTTYAIMRLDAAVLGAKTWDSLVLDEAQAIKNPDSQVARAAFGLKANFRLALSGTPLENRLEELWSLMHFTNPGLLGGRKHFDEKIARPISDGRQDAAEGLRRRIRPFVLRRLKRDVAPELPPRIESVMHVQLDERERSVYDAVMAATRKEVVALLNEGGSVLKALEALLRLRQAACHTALVPGQRANTSSKVETLVDALETAVSEGHKALVFSQWTSLLDLIEPRLKAAGIGYGRLDGTTANRGEVTERFQSAEGEPVLLMSLKAGGTGLNLTAADHVFLVDPWWNPAAEAQAADRAHRIGQERTVMVYRLVSQGTVEERILGLQEKKRAIFEAALSEAAAATAITREDLLELFS from the coding sequence ATGTCCGCCACCGCCCAACTGCTCGAAGCCGTCCGGAAGGAAGCCAAGCCGGGAATCTGGTCCAACGGTGTGAACCTCGCCCGCTCCGGAGCCGTGGTGCTCCAGTCCCAGAAAGGGGGCGAGCTGGAGCTGAGGGTGCGCGCCAAGGGGCGCCCGGTCGCCCTCACGGTGGTCCTGTATCCGAACGACGACGCCTGGGAGTGTGACTGCCCCAGCCTGGTCGACCCCTGCGAGCACGTGGTGGCGGCGGCCATCTCCATCCAGCAGGCGGAGAAGCAGGACACGCCCATGGAGACGGCGGCCACGCGGTGGGCCCGCGTCGTCTACCACTTCACCCGCGTGGACGGCGGGTTGGAGCTGCACCGCTCCCTCGCGCAGGTGGACGGCACGGAGACGCCGCTGGAGGGCAGCCTCACGTCGCTGATGGCCCGCCCCGCGGAGGCCGCGAAGCTCCAGGTGGAGAACGCGGACCTGCTGGCCGACCGCATCCTGGAGCAGCGGCGCACGCGCGGCACCCTGGCGCCGGAGACGCTGGAGGCCGTGCTCAAGGTGCTGGAGTCGGCGCGCAACGTGCTGCTGGATGGGCGCCCGGTGGCGGTGTCCGACGAGCAGATACTGCCGCGCGCCGTGGTGGAGGACCGCGGCGGTCAGATTGTCATCACGGTGTCCAGGGACTCGCGTGTCCAGGAGGTCGTCAGTCCAGGCGTGGCGCTCGCGGCCGATACGCTGGTGCGCCTGGGTGAGACGGCCATGTCCGGCCCCTGGCTGCAGCACCTGCCCATCGTCCGCACCTACTCGGCGGACAACCTGGGCGACCTCACGTCCAAGATCATGCCCGAGCTGGGCCGCCGCCTGCCGGTGGAGGTCCGCAGCAAGCGGCTGCCGCGCCTGGACCGCGAGCTGAAGCCGCGCATCCTGCTGGAGCTGAACCAGCTCGACGCCGGCCTGTCCGTGCTGCCCACGCTCGTGTACGGCGCGCCGCCGGTGGTGCGCATCGACGCCGGGCGCATGGTGTACCTGCGCGGCGCGGTGCCGCTGCGCGACGAGGCCGCCGAGCAGCGCCTCATCCACCAGCTCCGCGACGAGCTGAACCTGGTGCCCGGCCGCCGGCTGACGGTGCAGGGCTCGGAGATGGTGCGCTGGGCGGACAAGCTGCGGCGCTGGCGCGGTGACCTCGCCGGGGACGCAGCGGGGCTGGTGAGCCCCGACGTCAAGCTGCGCCCGTCGCTCCACGTGGAGTCGGCGGTGTCGGGGCAGGGCGTGCCCGACGTGCGCTTCCAGCTCGAGTTCCAGGTGGAGGGCGCCAAGGGCGAGGTCAAGGCGGTGGACGCCGCCGCCGTCATCCGGGCGTGGACGGAGGGCCTGGGCCTGGTGCCGCTGGACGGCGGCGGCTGGGCGCCGCTGCCCCGGGCCTGGCTGGACAAGCATGGCCAGCGCGTGGCGGACCTGCTCGGCGCGCGGCAGGCGGACGGGAAGGTCTCCAACCACGCGTTGCCGGAGCTGTCCGCGCTGTGCGAGACGCTGGAGCAGCCGCCTCCGCCGGGCCTGGACAAGCTGGCGCCGCTGGTGTCCGGCTTCGAGAAGCTGCCCCCGCCCGAGCTGCCCGCGGAGCTCAACGCCACGCTGCGCCAGTACCAGCTCCAGGGCGTGAGCTGGCTGGGCTTCCTGCGCGGCGCGGGGCTGGGCGGAATCCTGGCGGACGACATGGGGCTGGGCAAGACGCTCCAGACCCTCTGCGCCCTGGGGCCGGGCTCGCTCGTGGTGTGCCCCACCAGCGTGCTGCCCAACTGGGCGGCGGAGCTGAAGCGCTTCCGCCCGTCGCTCAAGGTGTGCGTGTACCACGGGCCCGGCCGCGCGCTGGACCCGGCCGCCGACGTGACGCTCACCACCTACGCCATCATGCGCCTGGACGCGGCGGTGCTGGGCGCGAAGACGTGGGACTCGCTGGTGCTGGACGAGGCGCAGGCCATCAAGAACCCGGACAGCCAGGTGGCGCGCGCGGCCTTCGGGCTCAAGGCGAACTTCCGGCTCGCGCTCTCCGGCACGCCGCTGGAGAACCGGCTGGAGGAGCTGTGGAGCCTGATGCACTTCACCAACCCGGGCCTGCTCGGGGGGCGCAAGCACTTCGACGAGAAGATTGCCCGGCCCATCTCCGACGGCCGGCAGGACGCGGCCGAGGGCCTGCGGCGCCGCATCCGGCCCTTCGTGCTCCGGCGCCTGAAGCGCGACGTGGCGCCCGAGCTGCCGCCGCGCATCGAGTCCGTGATGCACGTGCAGTTGGATGAGCGCGAGCGCTCCGTCTACGACGCGGTGATGGCGGCCACGCGCAAGGAAGTGGTGGCCCTGCTGAACGAGGGCGGCAGCGTGCTCAAGGCCCTGGAGGCCCTGCTGCGGCTGCGTCAGGCCGCGTGCCACACCGCGCTCGTCCCGGGGCAGCGCGCCAACACGTCCTCCAAGGTGGAGACGCTGGTGGACGCGCTGGAGACGGCCGTCTCCGAAGGCCACAAGGCGCTCGTCTTCTCTCAGTGGACGTCGCTGCTGGACCTCATCGAGCCGCGCCTGAAGGCGGCGGGCATCGGCTACGGCCGGCTGGACGGCACCACGGCCAACCGCGGCGAGGTCACCGAGCGCTTCCAGTCCGCGGAGGGTGAGCCGGTGCTGCTCATGTCCCTCAAGGCGGGCGGCACGGGCCTCAACCTCACGGCGGCGGACCACGTCTTCCTGGTGGACCCGTGGTGGAACCCGGCGGCGGAGGCGCAGGCCGCCGACCGCGCCCACCGCATTGGCCAGGAGCGCACGGTGATGGTGTACCGCCTGGTGTCCCAGGGCACGGTGGAGGAGCGCATCCTGGGGCTCCAGGAGAAGAAGCGGGCCATCTTCGAGGCCGCCCTGAGCGAGGCCGCCGCCGCGACGGCCATCACCCGGGAAGACCTGCTCGAGCTGTTCTCATGA